One genomic window of Melitaea cinxia chromosome 10, ilMelCinx1.1, whole genome shotgun sequence includes the following:
- the LOC123657018 gene encoding acylamino-acid-releasing enzyme-like gives MMGEIWRMSSHMESVIKAYKTLSKIPSIVGGRLNSKGNRVTSRWSVRNLDKGKSTQYLIDYVLDDKLNVISQSDFGVDISHELLTAVSPKENFKAVIREEKDDKDCSKKKFFLEVWSKTSLKHSIDLTSLDIHGDVYADSEFGSLDWSSDEKQIVYIAEKKLKKSEPFIKRKTVDDKNIDSEKKPIPGEEHLFREDWGEQLTGKQQSVVVICKLADESFTILENIPDNWCPGQVRFTPSGDGVVGVAWDISGVRRLGLIYCTNRPGYIFCHTLAGKLIKLSGDNAAVRSPRFSPAGELVWLQRAARGPHHACHQLLRITADDFKSILESDDSVVGDKVSVVIDIVQTKKDILNEETFYGIYCQNLPAKCFSSDGKRLIFSTQQQNEIRSYVVDIDSGNITDISNNKKSPGSTSVLSVQSDVILAAWSSLTTPGQVFVAKLPPAGSETNIEWVRISAPSSVPSVVANAKVQYVSLKHENSEDEVSSFTALYVGPERGGVCPLVSWPHGGPHSAFSNAYSLEAALFTVIGFSSLLINYRGSSGTGDSSIFFLPSRIGTSDVADCKLATEKALDMFPVNDKKLVLYGGSHGGFLVTHLSGQYSDFYRATVARNPVIDLTSMYNTSDIADWCSVEAGMPFKEDGPETEEKLLALRRVSPLVHAHKVTTPTALMLGTKDKRVPYYQGLEYGRKLKANGVMVKMFVYEDNHALSSLPAEMDNLINGADWFISMIKP, from the exons ATGATGGGAGAAATATGGAGAATGAGTTCTCat ATGGAAAGTGTTATAAAAGCATATAAAACATTGTCAAAGATACCCTCAATAGTAGGGGGTAGATTGAACAGCAAGGGTAACAGGGTAACATCAAGATGGTCTGTACGTAATTTGGACAAAGGAAAAAGTACACAGTATTTGATTGATTATGTTTTGGATGATAAATTGAATGTTATCAGTCAGAGTGATTTTGGAGTTGATATAAGTCATGA ATTGCTTACTGCTGTTTCACCAAAAGAGAACTTTAAAGCAGTGATCAGAGAAGAAAAAGATGACAAAGATTGTTCCAAGAAGAAATTCTTCCTGGAAGTCTGGTCTAAGACTTCACTGAAACATTCTATAGACTTAACTTCATTGGACATTCACGGAGATGTGTATGCTGATT CGGAATTTGGTAGTTTGGATTGGTCTTCTGATGAAAAGCAAATTGTGTACATAGCTgagaaaaagttgaaaaaatcAGAACCTTTTATAAAGAGGAAAACGGTGgatgataaaaatatagacTCTGAAAAAAAACCAATACCG GGCGAAGAACATTTGTTCCGAGAGGATTGGGGTGAACAACTGACTGGCAAGCAACAGAGTGTCGTTGTTATTTGCAAGCTAGCAGATGAAAGTTTCACCATCTTGGAGAATATTCCGGACAACTGGTGTCCGGGACAG GTTAGGTTTACCCCCAGTGGAGACGGAGTAGTGGGAGTGGCCTGGGATATATCAGGTGTTAGACGTCTAGGCCTCATATATTGTACTAATCGCCCTGGATATATATTCTGTCATACGCTTGCTGGAAAACTta TAAAGCTGAGTGGAGATAACGCAGCGGTCAGATCTCCGCGCTTCTCCCCGGCCGGCGAGCTGGTGTGGCTGCAgcgcgcggcgcgcggcccGCACCACGCCTGCCACCAGCTGCTCCGGATCACTGCTGACGAT tttAAAAGCATCTTGGAATCAGATGATAGTGTAGTTGGCGACAAAGTTTCAGTGGTTATTGATATTGTCCAAACTAAGAAGGATATATTGAATGAAGAAACCTTCTACGGCATATATTGTCAGAACCTACCAGCGAAGTGTTTCAGCAGTGACGGCAAGAGGTTAATATTTAGTACCCAACAGCAAAATGAGATTAGGAGCTATGTGGTCGATATAG ATAGTGGCAATATAAcagatatatctaataataagaAGAGTCCAGGGTCAACGTCCGTGCTGAGTGTACAGTCTGATGTTATATTAGCAGCTTGGTCCAGTTTGACGACACCGGGCCAG GTGTTCGTGGCCAAATTGCCTCCTGCGGGGTCAGAGACGAACATCGAATGGGTCAGGATAAGTGCTCCAAGTTCTGTACCGAGCGTTGTTGCCAACGCCAAGGTGCAGTACGTGAGCTTGAAACACGAGAATTCGGAAGACGAAGTCT CGTCGTTCACGGCGCTGTACGTGGGCCCGGAGCGGGGCGGCGTGTGCCCGCTCGTGAGCTGGCCGCACGGCGGGCCGCACTCCGCCTTCAGCAACGCCTACTCGCTGGAGGCCGCCCTCTTCACCGTGATCG GCTTCTCATCTCTCCTAATCAACTATCGAGGATCATCTGGAACGGGGGATTCGTCAATATTTTTCCTACCAAGTCGTATCGGTACGTCCGACGTAGCCGATTGCAAACTGGCGACCGAAAAAGCCCTAGATATGTTCCCCGTAAATGACAAGAAACTCGTGTTATACGGTGGTTCTCATGGTGGTTTCTTAGTGACACATCTCAGTGGGCAATACTCAGACTTCTATAGAGCGACAGTTGCGAGAAATCCTGTCATAGATTTGACGTCCATGTATAACACTTCTGATATAGCGGATTG GTGTTCCGTAGAAGCAGGCATGCCCTTCAAAGAAGACGGTCCTGAGACCGAAGAGAAGCTATTAGCTCTACGTAGAGTGTCTCCGTTAGTCCACGCTCATAAAGTGACCACGCCCACCGCCCTCATGTTGGGCACTAAGGACAAAAGGGTGCCTTACTACCAGGGTTTGGAGTATGGCAGGAAATTGAAGGCTAATGGGGTCATGGTTAA gatGTTCGTGTATGAAGACAACCATGCTCTAAGCAGCTTGCCCGCTGAGATGGACAACCTCATCAATGGCGCAGACTGGTTTATTTCAATGATAAAACCATAG
- the LOC123657414 gene encoding forkhead box protein J1-like, with the protein MHITSGLSPASGEMLDASINLYGDSGEQCGFFAMDHAVPESSHTVEIEYVYEQPDSYAHSNEESTSVQMEEATMDFSSHPKKSQAKQTLSKVEEEPETDLTNLTWLQNITNIMAVPQFPIPPMSPNPQVKPQPQNTRLQKFNQTLAKCQKDFMENKEEYQKNSEKKPPYSYSTLICMAMRYNNDKVTLSAIYSWIRENFKYYRNADPTWQNSIRHNLSLNKVFVKVARSKQEPGKGGFWKLDLAHLEGTKRISNRPHKKKKNSEQKLDTKINEEKIAVANIPQVESIDTIVNEVNQAVTLHLPEFSLPTLADIDMEANIGANVIVEPVAPPPLIPEDDLSSWLLNPTDWEDLQLDVLDNYLDSCFK; encoded by the exons ATGCACATAACGTCGGGTCTGTCGCCGGCGTCCGGCGAGATGCTGGACGCCTCCATTAATCTCTACGGTGACTCAGGGGAGCAGTGTGGGTTCTTTGCGATGGACCACGCAGTCCCCGAATCTTCACATACAGTAGAGATAGAATATGTTTATGAACAGCCTGACTCATATGCACATAGCAATGAGGAATCGACGAGTGTACAAATGGAAGAAGCGACAATGGATTTTTCTTCGCATCCTAAGAAGAGTCAAGCGAAACAGACGCTGTCAAAGGTAGAAGAAGAACCAGAAACAGATTTGACAAATCTGACATGGTTACAGAATATAACGAACATTATGGCAGTTCCACAATTCCCTATACCGCCGATGTCACCAAACCCGCAAGTGAAGCCGCAACCTCAAAACACGAGGCTGCAGAAGTTTAATCAAACGTTAGCGAAGTGCCAGAAGGATTTCATGGAAAACAAGGAAGAGTATCAGAAAAATAGTGAGAAGAAGCCGCCTTATTCGTATAGCACGTTGATATGTATGGCGATGAGGTACAATAACGACAAGGTGACACTATCAGCTATTTACTCGTGGATTAGGGAGAACTTCAAATATTACAGGAACGCGGACCCCACATGGCAG AATTCAATAAGACACAACTTATCCCTCAACAAAGTTTTCGTAAAAGTTGCGCGTTCAAAACAAGAGCCTGGTAAAGGTGGCTTCTGGAAGCTAGACCTCGCTCATTTAGAGGGAACTAAAAGAATTTCCAATAGACCccataaaaagaagaagaacaGTGAGCAAAAATTAGATACGAAAATTAACGAGGAAAAGATTGCAGTCGCGAATATACCTCAAGTGGAAAGTATAGATACAATAGTCAACGAAGTTAATCAAGCTGTAACATTACATTTGCCAGAATTTAGTCTACCAACTTTGGCGGATATTGACATGGAAGCCAACATTGGAGCCAATGTTATAGTTGAACCGGTCGCTCCACCACCTCTTATACCAGAAGACGACTTATCTTCCTGGCTTCTGAATCCTACCGACTGGGAAGATTTGCAGTTGGATGTACTCGACAACTACTTAGATTCCTGTTTCAAGTAA
- the LOC123657473 gene encoding glucose dehydrogenase [FAD, quinone]-like, whose amino-acid sequence MSPIHLLQLVIFSVCIYSFSVFTYLVFYYDLILSVFFNEMQSEYDFIIVGSGTAGSLIAQRIAQETNYTFIVLEAGSRGHPFHDIPAFGPLLHQSVFDWNYETLPQENACFAMEKSKCKLTQGKIFGGSSKLNNMVHVRGNTSHYVEWFYGKYTKNYIEEQFDYINSNIFHLNSIQYESDLSEAVLNASKELNFNLLNKKFDIGFNKSLLTQHNGKRWTTSYNLETSKHVLTNVLVEKLLFKGSTCIGVQIHSANKVKLFAKKGVIVSAGTFNSAKILQLSGIGPRTLLNSLDIPVKKELPVGKNLQDHIGTGLDLVLFNNSQSVGMFDIMNLWNVFQYFFYGKGPLTTPGCEVIGFVSTKNETTPDLQFMVLPVGISTDRGSYLRKALRIKDSVWENYFSKIFDKYSATFLTLLLHPKSKGEVRIQSIDPNIPPLINPKYLSHKDDIRTIAQGVLITRKLIETESLKAMGAHINNLPFPGCENFEMFSDLYLECYIKHLTLTSYHPVGTCTMGLPDSNKSVVDTSFRVIGIDNVYIVDGSVLPTLPSGNINAVIAMMANIFFENNIIKLYNTNSNKSCDKIILREIVQKICVKN is encoded by the exons ATGTCTCCCATACATTTACTTCAGTTAGTAATTtttagtgtatgtatttattcgTTTTCTGTTTTTACTTATTTGGTTTTCTACTATGATTTGATCTTGTCagtgttttttaatgaaatgcaATCAGAATACGATTTTATTATAG tTGGTTCCGGCACAGCTGGTTCCTTAATCGCACAGAGGATAGCACAGGAAACTAATTACACATTTATAGTATTAGAGGCGGGTAGCAGAGGTCATCCCTTTCATGATATCCCAGCGTTTGGACCCTTATTGCACCAATCTGTATTTGACTGGAATTATGAAACACTACCCCAAGAAAATGCATGTTTCGCTATGGAAAAATCT aAATGTAAATTAACCCAAGGAAAGATATTTGGTGGATCATCAAAATTGAACAACATGGTACACGTCCGAGGAAACACTTCACACTATGTTGAATGGTTCTACGGTAAATACACCAAGAATTATATTGAAGAACAATTTgattatataaattcaaatatttttcacttAAACAGCATACAATATGAGAGTGATCTTAGTGAAGCTGTTCTAAATGCTTCTAaggaattaaattttaatttattaaataagaagTTTGATATTGGTTTTAACAAATCTTTGCTAACTCAACATAACGGGAAAAGGTGGACGACATCTTACAATTTAGAAACTTCTAAGCACGTCCTTACAAATGTGTTAGTagaaaaattacttttcaagGGTTCTACTTGTATAGGTGTTCAAATACATTCTGCAAATAAAGTGAAACTCTTTGCCAAAAAAGGTGTTATAGTCAGTGCAGGAACATTCAATTCAGCTAAAATTCTACAATTGTCTGGTATAGGACCTAGAACATTATTAAATTCTCTAGATATACCTGTAAAAAAGGAGTTGCCAGTTGGAAAAAATTTACAAGATCACATTGGTACAGGACtagatttagttttatttaataattctcaGTCAGTTGGAATGTTTGACATAATGAATCTTTGGAATGTAttccagtattttttttatggtaaAGGGCCGTTGACTACACCAGGGTGTGAGGTTATAGGGTTTGTTTCAACAAAAAATGAGACGACACCGGATTTACAGTTTATGGTGTTGCCTGTTGGTATATCAACAGACAGGGGTAGTTATTTAAGAAAGGCTTTAAGAATCAAAGATAGTGTCTGGGAAAATTATTTTAgcaaaatttttgataaatattctgctacgtttttaactttattattacatCCTAAAAGTAAAGGTGAGGTAAGGATACAAAGTATTGATCCAAATATACCTCCTCTTATAAATCCAAAATATTTATCTCACAAAGATGACATCAGAACTATAGCGCAGGGTGTTCTTATAACAAGAAAACTTATAGAAACCGAATCCTTAAAAGCTATGGGAGCTCATATAAACAACCTTCCGTTTCCTGGTTGCGAAAACTTTGAGATGTTTTCAGATTTATACTTAGAATGTTATATTAAACATCTTACATTAACAAGTTATCATCCAGTAGGAACATGTACCATGGGGCTACCAGACTCAAATAAATCTGTAGTAGATACTTCTTTTAGAGTTATAGGAATAGATAATGTATATATTGTGGATGGCTCAGTGCTGCCAACTTTACCAAGCGGTAATATTAACGCGGTAATTGCTATGAtggctaatatattttttgaaaataacataATCAAATTGTATAACACAAATAGCAATAAATCgtgtgataaaattattttaagagaaattgttcaaaaaatatgtgtaaagaattaa
- the LOC123657474 gene encoding geranylgeranyl transferase type-2 subunit beta: MRRKPHPALSFKTKDVVLAEDRPKTLLIQKHSDFLAAYGLKKDDYEFCMTEYLRMSGIYWSLTAMELMDQSSRMPKEEIIAFITSCQDSESGGISASNGHDPHMLYTLSAVQVLAMYDRLDAIDKEGVVRYVTSLQQEDGSFIGDKWGEVDTRFSFCAVMCLSLLHRLDAINVNKAVEFVLSCMNFDGGFGSKPGSESHAGLIYCCVGTLSICKRMDALKADELAWWLCERQLPSGGLNGRPEKLPDLCYSWWVMSSLSMLNRIHWVDKKNLEQFILACQDAETGGFSDRPGDITDPFHTLFGLAGLSLLGNSSIKSVNPTYCMPQETIDRLKLEPQILYV, translated from the exons ATGAGAAGAAAACCCCACCCCGC ACTGTCTTTTAAGACAAAGGACGTTGTTCTTGCTGAAGATAGGCCGAAAACTCTTCTAATACAAAAACATTCAGACTTCCTAGCCGCCTATGGCTTAAAAAAAGATGATTACGAATTTTGTATGACTGAATATTTGCGTATGTCTGGAATATATTGGAGTCTTACTGCTATGGAACTAATGGATCAATCGTCAAG AATGCCTAAAGAAGAAATCATAGCCTTTATTACATCCTGTCAAGACAGTGAAAGCGGAGGTATATCAGCCAGTAATGGACATGATCCTCATATGCTGTACACTTTGAGTGCTGTgcag GTTTTGGCGATGTATGATAGATTGGATGCAATTGATAAAGAAGGTGTGGTGAGATATGTGACTTCTTTACAACAAGAAGATGGCAGCTTTATAG gAGACAAGTGGGGAGAAGTTGATACAAGGTTCTCGTTCTGCGCTGTAATGTGTCTGTCCTTGCTCCATAGACTGGACGCCATTAATGTTAACAAAGCAGTTGAATTTGTATTGAGTTGTATGAACTTTGATGGAGGTTTCGGATCTAAGCCAGGGTCTGAGAGTCATGCAG GTCTAATATACTGTTGTGTTGGTACATTGTCAATATGCAAACGGATGGACGCCTTAAAAGCTGACGAACTTGCCTGGTGGTTATGTGAAAGACAGTTGCCGAGTGGTGGTCTTAATGGTCGTCCTGAAAAACTGCCTGATTTATGCTATTCCTG GTGGGTTATGTCTTCCCTGTCAATGTTGAATAGAATACACtgggtagacaaaaaaaatttagaacaaTTTATCCTAGCTTGCCAAGACGCTGAAACAGGAGGATTCAGTGACCGACCTGGCGACATAACTGATCCTTTTCATACCTTATTTGGTCTTGCCGGTCTATCATTATTAGGCAATTCTAGCATAAAAAGTGTCAACCCTACATACTGTATGCCTCAAGAAACTATAGATAGATTGAAATTAGAGCCACAGattttatatgtgtaa